A part of Leptospira wolffii serovar Khorat str. Khorat-H2 genomic DNA contains:
- a CDS encoding alpha/beta fold hydrolase — MATATKKKKATNQSKSKKNLAPKPHPVSLEFTEEMKGFISLPGSFSYEEDYEAGKKAGNYLMFHLTIRIPDTEFFVYDPNETGEAIGWVECQALGGKFDVEKGIFNCFVDYGKPSVNEKHMRYRLFLKNKAGRKITLNGFKKVVDDGILNIWRDTSTLYTTVYEGHIDEKGEAKAKVLGKGILRILEKDFLKQMTTFKSNGRTFSERKDAALRFGEMFLGNLWDIYGAQFRKAEPELWRERDIPVFTLEGVKGAKISHHPFVTEDKISVSLMRFQKKESKDVVVLMHGLTTSTDMFVMPEHKNLVTYLHENGYGDVWSFDWRGSLRFNYNLFPHRYTLDDIALYDVPAALKVVREAVGPGKKIHFVVHCVGSISFFMSLFAGKIEGVTSVVSNSVSLTPNVPAWSKIKLSFAPFLMESVLRFPNVNPRWHYLPGFASGKVLAKFVSLFHHECDEPACHMLSLMWGTGWPACYEHENLPDVTHRRVGDLFGATSMNYYRHIRKAVGRKSMIKFEPKDNRYDSLPNNYLDKASTVKTPILFMTGDQNKVFKDSNIIAHDTLNRLNPGNKNELFIAKGYGHQDTLMGKKSDKDIFPRIVEFLKKHS; from the coding sequence TTGGCTACGGCGACAAAAAAGAAAAAAGCAACGAATCAAAGCAAAAGTAAGAAGAACTTAGCGCCGAAACCGCACCCGGTGAGTTTGGAATTTACGGAAGAGATGAAAGGTTTCATCTCACTTCCAGGTTCCTTCTCCTATGAAGAGGATTACGAGGCCGGAAAGAAAGCGGGAAATTATCTCATGTTTCATCTTACGATACGGATTCCGGATACGGAATTCTTCGTATACGATCCGAATGAAACGGGAGAAGCGATCGGTTGGGTGGAATGCCAGGCGTTAGGCGGTAAATTCGACGTAGAGAAAGGGATCTTCAATTGCTTCGTAGATTATGGAAAACCTTCCGTTAACGAGAAGCATATGAGATACCGCCTATTCCTGAAGAATAAGGCGGGTCGTAAAATCACTTTGAACGGATTCAAGAAGGTCGTGGACGACGGTATTCTGAATATCTGGAGAGACACTTCCACATTATACACTACCGTATACGAAGGTCATATTGACGAGAAAGGCGAGGCTAAGGCCAAGGTTTTAGGCAAAGGTATTTTAAGAATTCTTGAAAAAGATTTTCTGAAACAAATGACCACCTTCAAATCCAACGGTCGCACCTTCTCCGAAAGAAAGGATGCCGCCTTAAGATTCGGAGAAATGTTCCTGGGAAATCTTTGGGATATTTACGGAGCCCAATTCAGAAAAGCCGAACCGGAATTATGGAGAGAGAGGGATATTCCTGTCTTTACTTTGGAGGGAGTCAAGGGCGCTAAGATCTCCCACCATCCTTTCGTAACTGAGGATAAGATTTCCGTCAGCCTGATGAGGTTCCAGAAGAAAGAGAGTAAAGATGTGGTCGTGCTTATGCACGGTTTGACTACTTCCACCGATATGTTCGTTATGCCCGAACATAAGAATCTCGTAACTTACCTACATGAAAACGGTTACGGGGACGTTTGGAGTTTCGATTGGAGGGGGAGTTTACGTTTTAATTATAATCTATTCCCTCATCGGTATACTCTGGATGATATCGCTTTATACGACGTTCCGGCCGCTCTGAAGGTCGTTCGAGAGGCGGTCGGTCCGGGAAAGAAAATCCATTTCGTGGTGCATTGTGTAGGATCTATCTCATTCTTCATGAGTCTTTTTGCCGGAAAAATAGAAGGGGTGACGAGCGTCGTATCCAATAGCGTTTCTTTGACTCCGAACGTTCCGGCCTGGTCCAAGATTAAACTTAGTTTCGCGCCTTTTTTAATGGAGTCCGTATTACGGTTTCCGAATGTGAATCCTCGCTGGCATTACCTTCCCGGCTTCGCGTCCGGCAAGGTTCTCGCCAAATTCGTGAGTCTATTTCACCATGAATGCGACGAGCCCGCTTGCCATATGCTCAGCCTAATGTGGGGGACCGGATGGCCTGCTTGTTACGAACACGAAAATCTGCCCGATGTCACTCATAGAAGGGTAGGGGATCTGTTCGGCGCCACTTCCATGAATTACTATAGGCATATCCGCAAGGCTGTGGGTCGTAAATCCATGATCAAGTTCGAGCCTAAGGACAATCGATATGATTCTCTTCCGAATAATTATTTGGATAAGGCCTCCACGGTTAAGACCCCCATCTTATTCATGACCGGTGATCAGAATAAGGTGTTCAAAGATTCGAATATTATCGCCCACGATACCTTGAATCGATTGAATCCGGGAAACAAGAACGAGTTATTTATAGCTAAGGGATACGGTCACCAGGACACCTTGATGGGAAAGAAAAGCGATAAGGATATCTTTCCAAGAATCGTGGAATTCTTGAAAAAACATTCTTAA
- a CDS encoding SDR family NAD(P)-dependent oxidoreductase, producing MEYILVTGANSGVGLALTERLIQDGNFVFGSVRSKKQGAELSVKLGKSFYPLYFDVTDETAIDKASKEVANVLDGRGLKGLVNNAGVVVPGPLLEMPPRLFREQIEINLIAPFILSQKFLPLLGAKKDRSFSPGRIVNVSSMSGVRTIPFLAAYSVSKHGLEALTDGFRRELSLYDVDVISVLPGPIATPLTDKINDQIREIANGSVYRDALLNFVKINEKKAKSGVPMSKVLDAILHALRSPSPKTRYFLKSSFLTDTLLPKFLPTRTFDKLISKVLGIRT from the coding sequence ATGGAATATATACTCGTTACAGGTGCAAATTCGGGTGTAGGTCTCGCGTTAACCGAAAGGTTAATACAGGATGGGAACTTCGTATTCGGGAGCGTTCGATCGAAGAAACAAGGAGCCGAACTATCCGTTAAACTTGGAAAGTCGTTTTATCCTCTTTACTTCGATGTAACGGACGAGACCGCGATCGATAAGGCCTCGAAAGAAGTCGCGAACGTTCTGGATGGACGGGGCCTGAAAGGACTCGTGAATAATGCCGGCGTAGTGGTTCCCGGGCCGCTGTTAGAGATGCCGCCCCGTCTTTTTCGCGAGCAGATAGAAATCAATCTTATCGCTCCTTTTATTCTCTCCCAAAAGTTCCTACCGTTATTGGGAGCTAAGAAAGATAGAAGCTTCTCTCCCGGAAGGATCGTAAACGTAAGTTCAATGAGTGGAGTTCGGACAATTCCCTTCTTGGCAGCTTATTCCGTATCCAAGCACGGACTCGAAGCTTTAACCGACGGCTTTAGGAGAGAGCTGAGCTTATACGATGTGGACGTGATTTCCGTTTTGCCTGGTCCGATCGCGACTCCCTTAACGGATAAGATCAACGATCAGATCCGGGAAATCGCCAACGGCTCAGTATACAGAGACGCACTTTTGAACTTTGTGAAGATAAACGAGAAGAAGGCAAAGTCCGGTGTTCCTATGTCAAAGGTTCTCGACGCGATTCTCCACGCTCTTAGGAGTCCGAGTCCAAAAACGCGCTATTTTTTAAAAAGTAGTTTCCTTACCGACACCCTTTTGCCTAAATTCCTCCCGACTCGGACGTTCGATAAATTAATCTCAAAAGTCTTAGGAATCCGTACGTAA
- a CDS encoding 7TM diverse intracellular signaling domain-containing protein, with protein sequence MTGLSRVLPLLLILSFTPSLVAQQSPTQDIVLTDESDQYDIRNAVSFFVDKEKKETIESVRRLDESGKFEKFGKTNFGITNFAYWVRIPVKNRSKSVRNWYLEISHPVLDHVDFYTPTSEGYVAKLSGDKLPFNNREINHRNFIFELPLHDSSETNEAVFYLRVESESTISLPIQILSEKAFANRNATEQFVFGLYYGLIFVMALYNLFIFFTVRDLSYLFYVFYIVTFGLLQMSLNGLAFQFVWPDSIWLASYAPTFLIPLLPTFVILFSRYFLLTFQYLPKMDKFLLSSSAVGAILTVISLFVKISSVLWILAVYALLNIPFVLGCAIYTLRKGYRPAIYYLTAWLTLMLGGVLYGLKAFGVVPDIFLTNYGLQIGAGLEVVLLSFALASRINTIKKEKEEAQAKTLEMQKILTESYARFVPKDFLANLGKDSILDVKLGDQIQKEMAVLFSDIRSFTTLSEQMTPAQNFNFINSYLSRMSPIIQRHNGFIDKFIGDAIMALFQRNVIDAVSAGVEMQRYLKEYNEHRHRQGYIPIQIGVGIHSGSLMLGTIGAEERLEGTVISDTVNLASRIESLTKVYGSRIAVSESTVEEVKKEGRFNFRFLDRVKVKGKQKPVSVYEVFDGDEPEQQDLKIKTKDAYEKGVKAFYSHAFDEAKIQFEKVISLFPEDKATQLYLKRLYPVTQGSKVAEEIED encoded by the coding sequence ATGACTGGCTTGTCCCGTGTACTCCCGCTTCTCCTGATCCTATCTTTCACTCCTTCCTTGGTCGCGCAGCAAAGTCCGACCCAGGACATCGTTCTAACCGACGAGTCCGACCAATACGATATCAGAAACGCGGTCTCTTTTTTCGTAGATAAGGAGAAGAAGGAGACGATCGAAAGCGTTCGTCGTTTGGATGAAAGCGGGAAGTTTGAAAAATTCGGAAAGACGAATTTCGGGATTACAAATTTCGCATATTGGGTTCGAATTCCGGTAAAGAATAGGTCCAAAAGCGTCCGGAATTGGTATTTGGAAATCAGCCATCCCGTATTGGATCATGTGGATTTTTACACTCCGACTTCCGAAGGATACGTCGCTAAGCTCTCGGGAGATAAGCTACCTTTCAATAATCGCGAAATCAATCATAGAAACTTTATTTTCGAGCTACCTTTACACGATAGTAGCGAGACCAACGAAGCGGTCTTTTATCTCCGCGTAGAATCGGAAAGTACGATTTCCTTACCCATTCAGATCCTGAGTGAAAAGGCTTTCGCGAATCGTAACGCTACCGAACAATTCGTATTCGGATTGTATTACGGGCTGATTTTCGTGATGGCGCTTTATAATCTCTTTATATTCTTTACGGTTCGGGATTTGAGCTATCTATTCTACGTATTCTATATAGTTACTTTCGGGCTATTGCAGATGAGTTTGAACGGGCTCGCTTTCCAGTTCGTTTGGCCGGATTCGATCTGGTTGGCTAGCTACGCGCCTACCTTCCTAATACCGTTATTACCGACCTTTGTGATCCTTTTTTCGAGGTATTTTTTACTTACCTTTCAATATCTCCCTAAGATGGATAAGTTTTTATTATCCTCGAGCGCGGTCGGTGCGATTTTGACGGTCATTTCCCTATTCGTTAAGATATCTTCGGTGCTTTGGATTCTTGCGGTCTACGCTCTTCTTAATATCCCTTTCGTTTTGGGATGTGCGATTTATACATTAAGAAAAGGTTATAGGCCTGCGATTTACTATCTGACCGCATGGTTGACCCTTATGCTCGGAGGGGTTCTTTACGGACTCAAGGCCTTCGGAGTCGTGCCGGATATATTCCTGACTAATTACGGATTGCAAATCGGCGCAGGACTCGAAGTTGTTCTACTTTCCTTCGCTTTGGCTTCCAGGATCAATACGATCAAGAAAGAAAAAGAGGAGGCTCAGGCCAAAACTCTCGAGATGCAGAAGATTCTCACGGAGTCATACGCTAGGTTCGTGCCGAAGGATTTCTTGGCCAATCTGGGGAAAGATTCCATTCTTGACGTAAAATTGGGAGATCAGATCCAGAAAGAGATGGCGGTACTCTTTAGCGATATCCGTTCTTTCACCACTCTGTCGGAACAGATGACTCCCGCTCAGAACTTCAATTTCATCAATTCCTATTTAAGTAGAATGAGCCCGATCATCCAAAGACATAACGGTTTTATCGATAAATTCATCGGCGATGCCATCATGGCCTTATTCCAAAGAAATGTGATAGATGCGGTTTCCGCGGGAGTGGAAATGCAAAGATACCTGAAAGAATATAACGAGCATCGCCACCGTCAGGGATATATCCCCATTCAGATCGGAGTAGGAATACACTCCGGATCTTTAATGCTCGGAACGATCGGTGCCGAGGAAAGGTTGGAAGGAACGGTGATCTCGGACACCGTGAATCTTGCCTCTAGGATCGAAAGCTTAACGAAAGTCTACGGATCCAGGATCGCGGTCAGCGAAAGCACCGTGGAAGAGGTTAAGAAGGAAGGTCGTTTTAATTTTAGATTTTTGGATCGGGTTAAGGTAAAAGGAAAGCAGAAACCAGTTTCGGTCTACGAAGTATTCGACGGAGACGAGCCCGAGCAGCAGGATTTGAAAATCAAGACTAAGGATGCTTACGAGAAGGGGGTAAAGGCTTTTTATTCCCACGCTTTCGACGAGGCCAAAATCCAATTTGAAAAGGTGATCTCCTTGTTTCCCGAAGATAAGGCGACTCAACTCTATCTTAAGCGGCTGTACCCCGTGACCCAAGGGAGCAAGGTGGCGGAAGAGATCGAGGACTGA
- a CDS encoding 7TM diverse intracellular signaling domain-containing protein, protein MFRIFSAILLGLIASPAFSDQTSVETIVLSAEHEEYDISNFVSFYVDKGKNLTIEDILRLNSENRFEKLGVTNFGITDFAYWARISVRNANTKGGNWYLEVNHPVLDHVDFYYPSSKGYSVKRFGDALPFQTREINHRDFIIEIPFDPATDKETVFFLRVESESTVSLPMEIVSEKAFSNTNSTEQFVFGLYYGLIFVMALYNLFIFFTVKDLSYLYYVLYITVFGLLQMSLNGIAFQYIWPNSIWLASYAPTFLIPLVAALAILFSRHFLMLSVYLPKMNRALLASSLFGLALTVVSIFVKISSILWLLAIYDMHIVPTLLGCAAYVLKKGYKPAIYYLIGWLTILLGALLYGLKSFAIVPDIFITGYGWQVGAGMETVLFSFALASRIKMIEKEKEEAQAKTLQIQKTLNDSLEMMVNERTKTIEEQKLEIQSKAKLIEKDLAIAGKIQFSLLPSSLPKTPNVKIAYRCIPMLQVGGDFVDLISDRTGRALGIFICDVTGHGTGAAMVAAMVKMALADWSDYLSDPGHMLSKMRAQLVGKLNGNFVTATMVTVFPESGRILVANAGHPETILIRKASGEHEMFRPAGVAINELLSTPYYQTLKAELSKGDKLILYTDGLIEARSKEGDFFGSDRFLSLLKNHSDSDPERFCNAVIRNIQDFTQEERSSHDDMALIVIEYSG, encoded by the coding sequence TTGTTTCGCATATTTTCGGCGATTCTTCTGGGGCTAATCGCTTCTCCTGCATTCTCGGATCAAACATCGGTCGAGACTATCGTTTTATCCGCCGAACACGAGGAATACGATATCAGCAATTTCGTATCTTTCTATGTGGATAAGGGAAAGAATTTAACGATCGAAGATATTCTTCGTTTAAATTCGGAGAATCGCTTCGAGAAGTTAGGGGTGACGAATTTCGGTATTACCGATTTCGCTTATTGGGCTCGTATTTCCGTCAGGAATGCGAACACGAAAGGCGGAAACTGGTATCTGGAAGTCAATCATCCGGTATTGGATCATGTGGATTTCTATTATCCGTCTTCGAAAGGATATTCGGTAAAGCGTTTCGGAGACGCATTGCCGTTTCAAACCAGGGAAATCAATCATCGCGATTTTATTATAGAGATTCCTTTCGACCCTGCGACGGATAAGGAAACGGTCTTTTTCTTGAGAGTGGAATCCGAAAGTACCGTCTCTCTACCCATGGAGATCGTAAGCGAGAAGGCGTTCTCTAATACGAATTCGACGGAGCAATTCGTCTTCGGTTTGTACTACGGATTGATTTTCGTGATGGCACTTTACAATCTCTTCATATTCTTCACGGTTAAGGATCTAAGCTATCTTTATTATGTATTGTATATAACCGTATTCGGATTGCTTCAGATGAGCCTGAACGGAATCGCGTTCCAATATATTTGGCCCAATTCGATCTGGTTGGCTAGTTACGCACCTACTTTCCTAATTCCTTTGGTGGCGGCTCTCGCGATCCTCTTTTCAAGGCATTTCCTGATGCTTTCCGTATATCTTCCTAAAATGAATCGTGCCCTTCTGGCCTCCAGCCTTTTCGGATTGGCGTTGACTGTGGTTTCCATATTCGTGAAGATTTCCTCCATTCTATGGTTACTCGCCATTTATGATATGCACATTGTTCCGACCCTATTGGGTTGCGCCGCATACGTATTAAAGAAAGGTTATAAACCGGCCATATATTATCTCATAGGATGGCTTACCATTTTACTCGGAGCGTTATTATACGGTCTGAAGTCTTTTGCGATCGTGCCGGATATATTCATCACAGGATACGGATGGCAGGTGGGAGCGGGGATGGAAACCGTACTATTCTCCTTCGCTTTGGCTTCCAGGATCAAGATGATCGAAAAGGAAAAAGAGGAGGCTCAAGCCAAGACCCTTCAGATCCAGAAGACCTTGAACGATTCCTTGGAGATGATGGTAAACGAAAGAACCAAGACGATCGAAGAACAAAAATTGGAGATCCAAAGTAAGGCCAAACTCATCGAAAAGGATTTGGCGATCGCCGGGAAGATTCAATTTTCCCTTCTTCCCTCCTCTTTACCTAAAACGCCTAACGTTAAAATTGCGTATCGCTGTATTCCCATGCTTCAGGTCGGCGGAGATTTCGTGGATCTCATCTCCGATAGGACAGGAAGAGCTCTCGGGATTTTTATCTGCGACGTAACTGGGCACGGCACAGGCGCGGCCATGGTCGCAGCCATGGTGAAAATGGCCTTGGCGGATTGGTCGGATTATTTGAGCGATCCGGGACACATGCTTTCTAAAATGCGCGCTCAATTGGTGGGAAAACTGAACGGCAACTTCGTGACCGCGACTATGGTCACGGTTTTTCCGGAATCGGGTAGGATACTTGTCGCGAACGCCGGTCATCCGGAAACCATTCTGATTCGAAAAGCGTCCGGAGAACACGAGATGTTCCGTCCCGCTGGCGTGGCTATTAACGAGCTTCTGTCAACTCCGTACTACCAGACTTTAAAGGCGGAACTTTCTAAAGGAGACAAATTGATCCTATATACGGACGGATTGATCGAAGCCAGATCCAAGGAAGGCGACTTCTTCGGATCGGATCGTTTTCTTTCCCTGCTTAAGAACCATTCCGACTCCGATCCGGAAAGATTCTGCAACGCCGTCATCCGAAATATTCAGGATTTTACCCAAGAAGAAAGAAGTTCCCACGACGATATGGCTCTAATCGTAATCGAATATTCGGGGTGA
- a CDS encoding DUF1761 domain-containing protein encodes MLPVIPLNFLAIGVSVLATMVIGFLWYGPIFGKIWVKEMGLENMEPNTKQMMKSMALGIVGAFLTAYVLAHSIFVWKPSSWHLEGDGPAWQYGAYGAFYVWLGFFVPLLFNSIAWEGKSWRLFFVNASHNLVSLMVTGIILAVWPG; translated from the coding sequence ATGCTACCGGTAATTCCTTTAAATTTTTTAGCGATCGGCGTTTCGGTGTTGGCCACCATGGTTATCGGCTTTCTTTGGTACGGACCCATATTCGGCAAGATTTGGGTGAAAGAAATGGGACTGGAGAATATGGAGCCGAATACGAAGCAAATGATGAAATCTATGGCTTTGGGAATCGTCGGTGCGTTTTTGACCGCTTATGTTTTGGCTCATAGTATTTTCGTATGGAAGCCTTCTTCCTGGCATTTGGAAGGCGACGGGCCGGCTTGGCAGTACGGTGCTTACGGAGCGTTCTACGTGTGGTTGGGATTCTTTGTCCCGCTTCTCTTTAATTCGATAGCATGGGAAGGAAAATCTTGGCGATTATTCTTTGTGAACGCCTCCCATAATCTGGTTTCGCTGATGGTAACCGGTATCATTCTGGCGGTTTGGCCCGGAT